One genomic window of Rhizomicrobium sp. includes the following:
- a CDS encoding chemotaxis protein CheW, whose translation MSTSSDAGAPSTGARDFVTVEIGSQLFGIPIDQVHDVFRPQHITHVPLASPGIAGVLNLRGRIVTVIDCRARLGLPPRTEGANVMAVGVEYGDQSYGLLIDDIGEVLSFEPSAIEPNPANLDAHWRSISKGVYRLKGRLLVVPDVAAILDMREREAA comes from the coding sequence ATGAGCACCTCTTCCGACGCCGGCGCGCCTTCGACCGGCGCGCGCGACTTCGTGACGGTCGAAATCGGCAGCCAGCTCTTCGGAATTCCGATCGATCAGGTTCACGACGTCTTCCGGCCGCAGCACATCACGCATGTCCCCCTGGCGTCTCCGGGCATTGCCGGGGTCCTGAACCTGCGCGGCCGGATCGTCACCGTGATCGACTGCCGGGCGCGCCTTGGCCTTCCGCCTCGTACCGAGGGCGCGAACGTGATGGCCGTGGGGGTCGAATATGGCGACCAGTCCTACGGCTTGCTCATCGACGACATCGGAGAGGTCTTGAGCTTCGAGCCATCGGCGATCGAGCCGAACCCCGCCAATCTCGACGCGCATTGGCGCAGCATTTCGAAGGGCGTCTATCGCTTGAAGGGCCGCCTTCTGGTCGTGCCCGATGTCGCGGCCATCCTCGACATGCGGGAGCGGGAAGCGGCGTGA
- a CDS encoding chemotaxis response regulator protein-glutamate methylesterase, with translation MSLSKPATVADPAEPIRVMLVDDSAVIRGVIGRWIDAQPGLKVVAGAFNGRMALDLLVTARPDIVILDIEMPGMDGITALPLLVKAAPHVRVIMASTLTRRNAEISLRALSLGATDYVAKPSALQDGVAADGFRRDLIGKILALGRPARRVAAPQQSLRTRPPSSIAAQIVAIGASTGGPQALASVIGGIAARLCVPVLVTQHMTATFTPILAEHLARISGLKCEEGRNGTQLLPRHVYVAPGDYHMLVKRRGGPIELVQTPPENYCRPSVDPMLRSVAATYGAAALAVVLTGMGADGREGARAIAASGGTVLAQDEATSVVWGMPGAVATAGLASAVKPLSAIADEILKHMELRG, from the coding sequence GTGAGTCTCTCCAAGCCCGCCACCGTTGCCGATCCGGCCGAGCCCATCCGCGTCATGCTGGTGGACGATTCGGCGGTCATCCGCGGCGTGATCGGGCGCTGGATCGACGCCCAGCCCGGTCTGAAGGTCGTCGCCGGCGCGTTCAACGGACGCATGGCGCTCGACCTTCTCGTCACCGCCAGGCCCGACATCGTCATACTCGACATCGAGATGCCCGGCATGGACGGCATCACGGCGCTTCCGCTGCTGGTCAAGGCGGCGCCGCATGTCAGGGTGATCATGGCTTCGACGCTGACGCGCCGGAACGCGGAGATCTCGCTGCGGGCGCTTTCGCTGGGCGCTACCGATTATGTCGCCAAGCCGTCCGCGCTTCAGGACGGTGTGGCGGCGGATGGGTTTCGTCGGGATCTGATCGGAAAGATCCTCGCCTTGGGGCGGCCGGCCCGGCGGGTCGCAGCCCCCCAGCAATCGTTGCGCACGCGACCGCCCTCCAGCATCGCCGCGCAGATCGTGGCGATCGGAGCATCCACCGGAGGGCCTCAGGCGCTGGCCAGCGTGATCGGCGGGATCGCCGCGCGGCTTTGCGTGCCGGTGCTCGTCACGCAGCACATGACCGCGACGTTCACGCCGATCCTGGCCGAGCATCTGGCGCGGATTTCCGGTCTCAAATGCGAGGAAGGGCGCAACGGGACACAGCTTCTGCCGCGCCACGTCTATGTCGCGCCGGGCGACTACCACATGCTCGTGAAACGCCGCGGCGGCCCCATCGAACTGGTGCAGACGCCGCCGGAGAACTATTGCCGGCCATCGGTCGATCCGATGCTGCGCAGCGTCGCCGCGACCTACGGCGCGGCCGCGCTGGCGGTCGTTCTCACGGGAATGGGCGCGGACGGACGCGAAGGCGCGCGCGCCATCGCGGCCAGCGGCGGCACGGTCCTGGCGCAGGACGAAGCCACCAGCGTGGTTTGGGGAATGCCCGGCGCGGTCGCGACGGCCGGCCTCGCATCCGCCGTGAAACCGCTCAGCGCGATCGCGGACGAGATTCTGAAACACATGGAGTTGCGCGGTTGA
- a CDS encoding response regulator: MKHCLVVDDSRVVRRIARRFLENLQFSITEAEDGRMALDECRRRMPDAILLDRNMPNMNGVEFVRALRVEAGGDKPIVIFCTTENEMAFMVEAIESGANEYIMKPFDETVIVDKFTQVGLLER, encoded by the coding sequence ATGAAGCACTGTCTGGTCGTCGACGACAGTCGCGTGGTGCGCCGGATCGCGCGAAGATTTCTCGAAAACCTGCAGTTCTCCATCACCGAGGCGGAGGACGGCCGGATGGCGCTCGATGAGTGCCGCCGGCGCATGCCCGATGCGATCCTGCTCGATCGCAACATGCCGAACATGAACGGCGTCGAATTCGTGCGGGCGCTTCGCGTCGAGGCCGGCGGCGACAAGCCTATCGTCATCTTCTGCACGACGGAAAACGAAATGGCCTTCATGGTGGAGGCGATCGAATCCGGCGCCAACGAGTACATCATGAAGCCGTTCGACGAGACCGTCATCGTCGACAAGTTCACCCAGGTCGGATTGCTGGAGAGGTGA
- a CDS encoding protein-glutamate O-methyltransferase CheR has product MIAQDDFDFLAQLLKRRSGLVLGTEKGYLVESRLKSVIDAFSTRDIAGIVARLRTGDERLAVAVTEVMTTNESFFFRDGTPFTLFKDTMLPAMMAARAETRSLSVWCTAASTGQEPYSLAMLLKESALLLKDWRVQILGTDISKDVLARAEAGLYSQFEVQRGLPVQFLIKYFTKIDSQWRIKDEIRAMVQYRRLNLLDSYLGMGPFDVVYCRNVLIYFEEATKRQVLERIAALMHDDSFLVLGAAESVFGVTDAFAPVEGARGLYRRRPRAGAAKDIDSRRLDGPRYGRVAAK; this is encoded by the coding sequence TTGATCGCCCAGGACGATTTCGACTTCCTGGCGCAACTCCTCAAGCGCCGCTCCGGCCTCGTGCTCGGAACGGAGAAGGGATATCTCGTCGAAAGCCGCCTGAAGTCTGTCATCGATGCGTTCAGCACGCGCGACATCGCCGGGATCGTGGCCAGGCTGCGCACCGGCGACGAACGGCTCGCCGTCGCGGTGACGGAAGTCATGACCACCAACGAGTCGTTCTTCTTTCGCGACGGCACGCCGTTCACCCTGTTCAAGGACACGATGCTGCCGGCGATGATGGCCGCGCGGGCCGAAACCCGTTCGCTCTCCGTCTGGTGCACGGCGGCGTCGACCGGCCAGGAGCCCTATTCGCTGGCGATGCTGCTGAAGGAAAGCGCCCTGCTGTTGAAGGACTGGCGGGTGCAAATCCTGGGGACCGACATCTCGAAGGACGTTCTGGCGCGTGCCGAGGCCGGCCTCTATTCGCAGTTCGAAGTACAGCGCGGGCTGCCGGTCCAGTTCCTGATCAAGTACTTCACGAAAATCGACAGCCAGTGGCGGATCAAGGACGAGATCCGCGCCATGGTCCAGTATCGCCGTCTCAACCTGCTCGATTCCTATCTCGGCATGGGCCCGTTCGACGTCGTCTATTGCCGCAACGTCCTGATCTATTTCGAGGAGGCGACGAAACGCCAGGTGCTCGAACGGATCGCGGCGCTGATGCACGACGACAGCTTCCTGGTGCTCGGCGCGGCCGAAAGCGTATTCGGCGTCACGGATGCGTTCGCTCCGGTTGAGGGCGCCCGTGGGCTTTACCGGCGCCGGCCGCGCGCCGGAGCCGCGAAAGATATCGACTCGCGGCGCCTCGACGGACCGCGCTACGGCCGGGTCGCCGCAAAATAG
- a CDS encoding S9 family peptidase, producing the protein MFMRFAACLVLALVAFGPAQARPFTAKDMATLDRMSDPHVSGDGRFVAYNVRSTDWAANHGVNALWVLEPGAAGSPPRLIRDQEKTSTQPRWSADGKWLYFLSSRSGSVQVWRVPAGGAEARQVTDLPLDVAFYRIAPDGHTLVLAINVHPDCDTLACSKAKDDAKAKLKTSGTVYDSATPRFWDAYLDGRYINLFAVPLNGPAPATEAKPLTRNYQADIVARPDGDDSAFIVTPDSASVIFSARPSGSPQGLGDPSSLYSVPLDAGAPPRRLDPKAATSDSDPAISPDGTKLAYLSQTGSVFTAPRARVMIRDIKSGQSREIAPGFDRSPSALAWSADGSVLYAVAEDVGQARLFAINPVSGAASPLTGDGHVGSLDVAGNAVIFSRDSLSSPAQVYELGNGGAARQLTHVGEDSLAQISFSDFEQFSFTGWNGETVHGYVVKPADFKPGRKYPVAFLIHGGPHGSFGNAWSYRWNPQVWAGLGYAAVMIDFHGSSGYGEAFAKSIVGHWGDRPLEDLQKGWAHALSQYSYLDGDHACALGGSYGGYMVAWIAGNWAKPWKCLVDHDGVFDIRLMSYSTDIPGFQQAQNDTPTWVHPEAVEQFNPIDHVADWTAPILVVHSGTDDRVPLDQGMGAYGAAQLRHVPSELLYFPDENHWVLKPQNSVMWYATVEAWMKRWLGN; encoded by the coding sequence ATGTTCATGCGATTCGCGGCCTGTCTGGTGTTGGCGCTGGTAGCGTTCGGTCCCGCGCAGGCCCGGCCGTTCACGGCGAAGGACATGGCAACCCTGGATCGCATGTCCGATCCGCATGTCTCGGGGGACGGACGCTTCGTCGCCTACAATGTCCGCTCGACCGATTGGGCCGCCAATCACGGCGTCAACGCCCTCTGGGTCCTGGAGCCGGGGGCGGCGGGATCGCCGCCGCGCTTGATCCGCGACCAGGAGAAAACATCGACGCAACCCAGATGGTCCGCCGACGGCAAATGGCTCTATTTCCTTTCCAGCCGGTCCGGTTCGGTGCAGGTGTGGCGCGTGCCGGCGGGCGGCGCGGAGGCCAGGCAGGTGACCGACCTGCCGCTGGATGTCGCGTTCTATCGCATCGCCCCGGACGGACATACGCTCGTCCTCGCCATCAACGTCCATCCCGATTGCGACACGCTTGCCTGCAGCAAGGCGAAGGACGACGCCAAGGCGAAGCTCAAGACGAGCGGCACCGTCTATGATTCGGCCACGCCGCGCTTCTGGGACGCCTATCTGGACGGCCGCTACATCAATCTGTTCGCGGTGCCGCTGAACGGGCCAGCGCCCGCGACCGAGGCGAAGCCTCTGACACGAAACTATCAGGCCGATATCGTCGCCAGGCCCGATGGCGACGATTCGGCTTTCATCGTCACACCTGACAGCGCCAGCGTGATCTTCTCCGCCCGCCCATCCGGATCGCCCCAGGGCCTCGGCGATCCGAGCAGCCTCTACAGCGTGCCGCTGGACGCCGGTGCACCGCCGCGCCGCCTCGATCCCAAGGCGGCCACCTCGGACAGCGACCCCGCTATTTCGCCGGACGGGACGAAGCTCGCCTATCTGTCGCAGACCGGTTCGGTGTTCACCGCGCCGCGCGCGCGGGTCATGATCCGAGACATCAAGAGCGGCCAGAGCCGCGAAATCGCGCCCGGTTTCGACCGCTCGCCCTCGGCCCTCGCCTGGTCCGCGGACGGCTCCGTCCTCTACGCCGTCGCCGAGGATGTCGGCCAGGCGCGGCTCTTCGCCATCAACCCGGTCAGCGGCGCGGCAAGTCCGCTAACGGGCGACGGCCATGTGGGCTCGCTCGACGTGGCCGGCAACGCGGTGATCTTCAGCCGCGACTCCCTCAGTTCGCCGGCGCAAGTTTACGAGCTTGGCAATGGCGGCGCCGCGCGGCAGCTTACCCATGTGGGCGAAGACAGCCTCGCGCAAATATCGTTTTCCGACTTCGAGCAGTTCAGTTTTACCGGCTGGAACGGCGAAACGGTCCATGGCTATGTCGTCAAGCCGGCCGATTTCAAACCGGGACGCAAATATCCCGTCGCCTTCCTGATCCATGGCGGCCCACACGGTTCCTTCGGCAATGCCTGGAGCTATCGCTGGAATCCGCAAGTGTGGGCCGGCTTGGGCTACGCCGCCGTGATGATCGATTTCCACGGCTCCAGCGGCTATGGCGAAGCGTTCGCCAAGTCGATCGTCGGCCATTGGGGCGACCGCCCGCTGGAAGACCTCCAGAAGGGCTGGGCCCATGCCTTGTCTCAATACTCCTACTTGGACGGCGACCACGCCTGCGCGCTGGGCGGCTCCTATGGCGGCTACATGGTGGCGTGGATCGCCGGCAACTGGGCCAAGCCGTGGAAATGCCTCGTCGACCATGACGGCGTGTTCGATATCCGCCTGATGTCCTATTCGACCGACATCCCCGGCTTTCAGCAGGCCCAGAACGACACGCCGACCTGGGTGCATCCCGAGGCGGTCGAGCAGTTCAATCCCATCGACCATGTCGCGGACTGGACGGCGCCGATCCTGGTCGTGCACAGCGGCACCGATGATCGGGTACCGCTGGATCAAGGCATGGGCGCCTATGGCGCGGCCCAGCTCAGGCATGTGCCGAGCGAACTGCTCTATTTTCCGGACGAGAACCACTGGGTGCTCAAGCCGCAGAATTCGGTGATGTGGTACGCGACCGTCGAGGCCTGGATGAAACGCTGGCTGGGAAACTGA